The Fulvivirga ligni genome window below encodes:
- a CDS encoding lipopolysaccharide biosynthesis protein, with the protein MGVGKDIFSGVVWTTIQTVINRGFGFVIKLFLARILFPEDYGLVGMATIFIAFVRVFNDIGIGAALIQLKKEKLTELHLNTAFWTGIVWSLLVYIIVSLGVAPFAAWFYNEELLRLFIPILSIGVLASPINLVHRVQLTKDLNFKRLALINNLSSIFSGVLSLTLAYFGAGVWALVFNTVSAFIIAMPLYFKATGWYPKRRWSKKCFKEIFGFGVYTTGTQLFNKITGQIDYLLVGKFLGAVSLGQYSFAFILTDTFRGQLVEILNKVMYPIYAKMQDDQSQMNYYYLQVVRINASLVYPIMMYLLVFANNLIPFLFGQKWNESIILIQILTISVIIHMLVNSNGTLIRAAGKPNFELKLEMIKTVVLFVPMIIAGVYFYGVVGVAIGYTIAKLFATILSLFYTQKLFNLGIPSVLKAISTPFLASGVPALLAFICITLTNSFIWSNAIFIIFLGLNYYSFFKKDLGIILKFLKGGSKSL; encoded by the coding sequence ATGGGGGTAGGAAAGGATATCTTTTCAGGTGTTGTTTGGACTACAATTCAGACCGTTATAAATAGGGGATTCGGTTTTGTAATCAAGCTGTTTTTGGCGAGAATACTGTTTCCTGAAGATTATGGTCTGGTAGGGATGGCGACTATATTTATCGCTTTTGTTAGAGTCTTTAATGATATAGGGATAGGGGCAGCATTGATACAGCTCAAAAAGGAAAAGCTAACGGAGTTACATCTTAATACCGCATTTTGGACGGGTATAGTTTGGTCTTTGTTGGTCTATATCATTGTAAGCTTAGGAGTTGCTCCATTTGCCGCATGGTTTTATAATGAAGAATTATTAAGATTATTCATACCTATATTGAGTATAGGAGTGTTGGCTAGCCCTATTAATTTGGTTCATAGGGTGCAACTAACCAAAGATTTAAATTTTAAAAGACTCGCACTAATAAATAACTTAAGCAGTATTTTTTCAGGTGTTTTATCGTTAACGCTGGCTTATTTTGGTGCCGGTGTCTGGGCACTGGTATTTAATACAGTTTCTGCTTTTATTATAGCTATGCCTCTCTATTTTAAAGCAACAGGCTGGTACCCAAAAAGAAGGTGGAGTAAAAAATGCTTTAAAGAAATTTTTGGATTTGGTGTATACACCACAGGAACACAACTTTTTAATAAAATAACAGGACAAATAGATTACTTATTAGTGGGTAAATTTTTAGGTGCTGTATCTCTGGGACAGTACTCTTTCGCTTTTATCCTAACGGATACATTTAGAGGACAGCTTGTTGAAATTCTAAACAAAGTGATGTACCCAATATATGCAAAAATGCAAGATGATCAATCTCAAATGAATTATTATTACCTACAGGTCGTAAGGATTAATGCTTCACTTGTTTATCCAATTATGATGTATCTACTAGTTTTTGCAAATAACCTGATCCCTTTTCTTTTCGGACAAAAGTGGAATGAGTCAATTATTTTGATACAAATTTTGACAATATCTGTTATTATACATATGCTTGTGAATTCGAATGGAACCTTAATAAGGGCCGCTGGTAAACCAAATTTCGAACTCAAATTAGAAATGATTAAGACGGTGGTTCTATTTGTTCCAATGATTATTGCCGGAGTTTATTTTTATGGAGTAGTAGGCGTAGCAATAGGATATACTATCGCCAAGCTATTTGCAACAATTCTTTCATTATTTTATACCCAGAAGTTATTTAATTTAGGTATTCCTTCAGTATTAAAAGCGATAAGTACACCTTTTTTAGCGTCAGGTGTACCTGCATTGTTGGCTTTTATTTGTATAACATTAACAAATAGTTTTATTTGGTCTAATGCCATATTTATAATATTCCTTGGTTTGAATTATTATTCTTTCTTCAAAAAAGATTTAGGTATAATCTTGAAGTTTCTTAAAGGGGGAAGTAAATCTTTATAA
- a CDS encoding sulfotransferase, giving the protein MLVIEMDCKIIYIVGDGRSGSTLLENVLRNQNNTINVGECFRFWERYYRNETICGCNKLIGNCELWTGVDANLRNTFGDDYDSKKVEQSIKKFTTYKYQKHFNEFEVSEQLKDLIITFYSSIAHISGANIIIDSSKSPGWAILLSRFIPENVLFIHLERELASVADSWKKKVVLPEYVLSQRYMPVKSDLNIIRTWTRVKVMGRRLKETNNYIFLRYEDLVNNFEAVINHVQLKYGLEIFSELKWRGSHSIAGNPVRDQMLGKDIIITDKKSKLERLNKKQVMLFRLWEWGCNLFLR; this is encoded by the coding sequence TTGTTAGTTATAGAAATGGATTGTAAAATCATTTACATAGTAGGAGATGGACGTTCGGGGTCAACTTTATTGGAAAACGTTCTTCGAAATCAAAATAATACAATAAATGTTGGTGAATGTTTTAGATTTTGGGAGCGATACTATAGGAATGAAACAATTTGTGGGTGTAATAAATTGATAGGTAATTGTGAATTGTGGACAGGGGTAGATGCAAATTTAAGAAATACCTTTGGTGATGATTATGATAGTAAAAAAGTTGAACAATCTATTAAGAAATTTACGACATATAAATATCAAAAGCATTTTAATGAATTTGAAGTGTCAGAACAGTTAAAAGATTTAATTATTACATTTTATTCAAGCATAGCGCACATCTCTGGAGCTAATATTATAATAGATAGTTCTAAGTCTCCAGGGTGGGCTATTTTATTAAGTAGATTCATACCAGAGAACGTTTTGTTTATACATTTAGAACGAGAATTAGCATCAGTTGCTGACAGCTGGAAGAAGAAGGTAGTTCTGCCTGAATATGTATTGTCTCAAAGGTATATGCCAGTGAAATCAGACCTTAATATTATCAGAACATGGACAAGAGTGAAGGTTATGGGGCGTCGTTTAAAAGAAACAAACAACTATATTTTCCTGAGATATGAGGATTTGGTAAATAATTTTGAGGCTGTAATTAATCATGTTCAATTGAAATATGGATTAGAAATATTTTCAGAATTAAAATGGCGTGGAAGCCATTCAATTGCGGGTAATCCGGTTCGTGATCAAATGCTGGGAAAGGATATAATTATTACCGACAAGAAAAGTAAACTGGAGCGACTGAATAAGAAACAAGTTATGCTTTTTAGACTTTGGGAGTGGGGGTGTAATCTGTTTTTGAGGTAA
- a CDS encoding glycosyltransferase, whose amino-acid sequence MKLAAFVITYNRPDIIGNTIKLINEQTLKPDLVLVVDNSESNDTEKNIRCLEYNNIEYLRTGYNAGPAGAAKLALRVLADKGYDWVYWGDDDDPPRSKKVFRRLIDLIEDAPNKVEVGAIGSVGGFFNQYTARVSNIRNDQINAKGLTEVDQIPGGHNFLINTRVTKAAIEPTEKLFFGFEELDFCLKIKKAGFKLYIDGETVLKNRILAGNTAENYKWKSTSFGDSSKLKRNYYSIRNMSFILYTNGYYLGCLYFFNKNLAKAMVGFLHGPKYGVANFKIFFKGTLDFLLGKYGKRDVER is encoded by the coding sequence ATGAAATTAGCTGCTTTTGTAATTACGTATAATCGACCTGATATCATTGGTAATACTATAAAATTGATCAATGAACAAACTTTAAAACCTGATTTAGTATTAGTTGTAGATAATAGTGAATCAAATGATACTGAAAAAAACATTCGTTGCTTAGAATATAATAATATTGAATACTTAAGAACAGGTTATAATGCAGGGCCTGCAGGAGCAGCAAAATTGGCCTTAAGAGTTTTGGCTGATAAGGGGTATGATTGGGTTTATTGGGGTGATGATGATGATCCTCCAAGGAGTAAGAAAGTTTTTAGACGCTTGATTGATTTGATCGAAGATGCGCCTAATAAAGTTGAGGTTGGTGCAATAGGCTCAGTTGGAGGTTTTTTTAATCAATATACTGCAAGAGTTAGTAACATACGCAACGATCAGATTAACGCGAAAGGATTAACTGAAGTGGATCAGATACCAGGCGGACATAATTTTCTTATTAATACGAGGGTTACAAAGGCTGCAATTGAACCAACAGAAAAGTTGTTTTTTGGATTTGAGGAATTGGATTTTTGCTTAAAAATAAAAAAAGCAGGCTTTAAACTCTATATAGATGGTGAAACTGTACTTAAGAATAGAATTTTGGCAGGGAATACTGCTGAGAATTATAAATGGAAATCTACATCCTTTGGAGATTCATCGAAACTGAAAAGAAATTATTATAGCATCAGAAACATGAGTTTTATTCTTTATACTAATGGATATTATCTCGGGTGCTTATATTTTTTTAATAAAAATTTGGCGAAAGCAATGGTTGGCTTTCTTCATGGACCTAAATATGGGGTGGCAAATTTTAAAATTTTTTTTAAAGGAACTCTAGATTTTCTTTTAGGAAAATATGGGAAGCGGGATGTTGAAAGATAA
- a CDS encoding aldolase catalytic domain-containing protein — protein MKKEFKILDCTLRDGGYYTNWDFKSDLVENYFRAMDKLPIDYLEVGYRSRKLNNYLGQYFYCPEYVLENARRFTNKKLAVILNQKDFPLEDVRNILVPVKDYLDLIRVAVSPDSFGEALKLAIELKNHDFKVAFNVMYMSSWTDKGDFINELSQTSGLVDYFYMVDSFGGVYPEDVKQIIKMVKDQTDVPLGFHGHNNLELGLINTLTAIDEGVDIVDATITGMGRGAGNLKTELLLTALNARQDLNVDFNALTSVVDQFEKLQSEHNWGTNLPYMVSGANSLPQKDVMEWVTRRFFSFNSIIRALQNRKKGEQDNEKLDVFQVKEKYENVLIVGGGPNAADHAEAIEQWIKQNNSIAIIHASSKNAKHYENLVDVPQYFCLVGSEGHRLENVFKQMTDFKGECVLPPFPREMGTYIPTALEGRSKELKEVTFTKVMKDTHTVLALQTAIDLGAEHVYFVGYDGYMEGNISQQEKGLSEENELIFQDFKAYTGNDLVSLTPTNYKKLNVQSVYGELV, from the coding sequence ATGAAGAAAGAATTTAAAATACTAGACTGCACATTACGTGACGGAGGATATTACACAAACTGGGATTTCAAGTCAGATTTGGTTGAGAATTATTTTAGAGCTATGGATAAATTACCCATCGATTATCTTGAGGTTGGGTATCGTAGTCGGAAATTAAACAACTATTTAGGACAATACTTTTATTGTCCTGAATATGTACTTGAAAATGCCAGGAGGTTTACTAATAAAAAGCTCGCTGTTATACTGAATCAGAAAGATTTTCCGCTAGAGGATGTAAGGAATATATTAGTTCCGGTAAAGGATTACCTTGATCTTATAAGAGTAGCTGTTAGTCCAGATAGTTTTGGTGAAGCTCTTAAGCTCGCAATTGAATTGAAGAATCATGATTTTAAGGTTGCATTCAATGTCATGTACATGTCATCCTGGACAGACAAGGGGGACTTTATTAATGAGTTATCCCAGACCTCCGGCTTGGTAGATTATTTCTATATGGTGGACTCTTTCGGTGGAGTATATCCAGAAGATGTCAAGCAAATTATTAAAATGGTAAAGGATCAAACCGATGTGCCTTTGGGTTTTCATGGACATAACAACCTAGAGCTTGGTCTGATTAATACTTTAACGGCTATAGATGAAGGCGTAGATATTGTAGATGCCACAATTACAGGTATGGGCCGTGGTGCAGGAAATCTAAAGACAGAGTTGCTACTTACAGCTTTAAATGCCAGGCAGGACTTGAACGTAGACTTTAATGCCTTAACTTCCGTGGTTGATCAATTTGAAAAACTTCAGTCGGAACATAATTGGGGTACAAATTTGCCTTACATGGTTTCTGGAGCCAACTCCTTGCCTCAAAAAGACGTGATGGAGTGGGTTACTAGAAGATTTTTTTCATTTAATAGTATTATAAGGGCTCTTCAAAACCGTAAAAAAGGAGAACAGGATAATGAGAAGTTAGATGTTTTTCAAGTAAAAGAGAAATATGAAAACGTTCTTATTGTTGGTGGAGGGCCCAATGCGGCCGACCATGCCGAGGCTATTGAACAATGGATAAAGCAAAATAATTCTATTGCAATTATTCATGCCAGTTCTAAAAATGCCAAGCATTATGAAAATCTTGTAGATGTACCGCAGTATTTCTGTCTTGTAGGAAGTGAGGGGCATCGTCTTGAGAACGTTTTTAAGCAAATGACCGATTTTAAGGGAGAGTGTGTTTTACCTCCTTTCCCGAGAGAAATGGGAACTTATATTCCAACAGCTCTGGAAGGTAGGTCTAAAGAACTAAAAGAAGTCACATTCACTAAAGTGATGAAGGATACTCATACTGTACTGGCACTGCAAACGGCCATAGATCTAGGAGCAGAACACGTTTATTTCGTAGGTTACGATGGATATATGGAAGGAAATATATCTCAGCAAGAGAAAGGTCTTTCAGAAGAAAACGAGCTTATTTTTCAAGATTTTAAGGCTTACACAGGTAACGATTTAGTATCTCTTACACCTACTAATTATAAGAAGCTTAATGTACAATCGGTTTATGGAGAGTTAGTTTAA
- a CDS encoding acylneuraminate cytidylyltransferase family protein, with the protein MRPFAGFQSGILELKLRQLLKSSKIDEVLLSTNDMQALALANELDPNQEKIKTVKRPNELCLDTTSLTDLIKYVPTVVKHDVILWGHATTPLAGAKIYDQAVLKYVEALRNGFDSLISGCAFKNFLFDRDTNKLITEQQFGLKWPRTQDLPDLFEVNHVIFMAHRNIYLKQQDRVGGNPYFYEMDKLTSTDIDWEEDFKIAEALYERFGKL; encoded by the coding sequence ATGAGACCATTTGCTGGATTTCAATCTGGCATATTAGAACTCAAACTTAGGCAGTTATTAAAAAGTTCTAAAATCGATGAAGTATTACTGTCTACCAATGATATGCAAGCTTTGGCCTTGGCTAATGAGCTTGATCCGAATCAAGAAAAGATTAAGACAGTGAAGAGGCCTAATGAGCTATGTTTGGACACTACTTCTCTAACAGACCTCATTAAATACGTTCCCACTGTAGTAAAACATGATGTTATACTTTGGGGCCATGCCACTACACCTTTGGCAGGTGCAAAGATTTATGATCAGGCGGTGTTAAAGTATGTAGAGGCGCTGAGAAACGGTTTTGATTCCTTAATATCCGGATGTGCATTTAAGAATTTTTTATTCGATAGAGATACTAATAAATTAATAACAGAGCAGCAATTCGGATTGAAGTGGCCAAGAACGCAAGATTTACCAGATTTGTTCGAGGTAAATCATGTTATTTTTATGGCTCATAGGAATATCTACTTAAAGCAACAGGACAGGGTGGGGGGCAATCCCTATTTCTATGAAATGGATAAGTTGACATCTACTGATATTGACTGGGAAGAAGATTTTAAAATAGCGGAAGCACTTTATGAAAGATTTGGAAAGCTATAA